In Candidatus Margulisiibacteriota bacterium, a genomic segment contains:
- the fliF gene encoding flagellar basal-body MS-ring/collar protein FliF produces MVDVNEKEIDETSVEEDGSYEGVTTSKTGFLYNRWVQIGIAVFVVLLFILIGIGFFVRYSSTKNIKQEDGKKSIVNKSYKFVKVFESITPMDAAQIRKVLSYENIPFESVRDGRVLNVLVPKEYADQVKLKMAELGLPEGGIVGFEIFDEAAGLGATDYDRRIKYIRAISGELSRIISTMENINSARVQIVMPEKTLFGEKVAGSTSVILNIRDGAIVTDEQVKGIMHLVASSVENLTPENVAVIDNKGEILSDKLKKNIISKQFDDFIKMLRVSASDEESPLELLLKFKKELKDNYEITYTSKVKDVLKKLYPEGSFMVYTTVILTESAKESSPFEIGKINIAIILDNTNVSLNFNQEVKASTFQLVASVVDYVSGRDSIVIELMPFVNIEATKDIDINKGKEEFINRLEGSYGSGGKKQKNNTWIFLIFGFLALSSAVVIFVVYALSNKETEEVNDSDELDDNSIVELESREEDIDFSLEKFRSFVNNNEEMVIKKITKWMRNDDV; encoded by the coding sequence ATGGTAGATGTTAATGAAAAAGAAATTGATGAAACCTCCGTTGAAGAAGATGGAAGCTATGAAGGTGTAACAACCTCAAAAACAGGTTTTCTTTATAATAGATGGGTACAAATTGGCATTGCTGTCTTTGTTGTGCTTTTATTTATTTTAATAGGTATTGGGTTTTTCGTTCGTTATAGTTCAACTAAAAATATTAAGCAAGAAGACGGCAAGAAGTCGATCGTTAATAAATCTTACAAATTCGTTAAAGTATTTGAATCGATTACGCCAATGGATGCTGCACAGATCAGAAAAGTTCTTAGTTATGAAAATATTCCCTTTGAATCAGTTAGGGATGGTCGTGTTCTCAATGTTTTAGTTCCAAAGGAATATGCAGATCAGGTTAAGTTGAAAATGGCAGAACTTGGTTTGCCTGAGGGAGGCATTGTAGGTTTTGAGATTTTTGATGAAGCTGCGGGACTTGGTGCAACTGATTATGATAGAAGGATTAAATATATTCGCGCAATCAGTGGTGAGCTATCAAGGATAATTTCCACCATGGAAAACATTAATAGTGCAAGAGTGCAAATTGTTATGCCAGAGAAAACATTATTTGGCGAAAAAGTTGCAGGTTCTACTTCTGTTATTTTAAATATTAGGGATGGGGCGATAGTAACTGATGAACAAGTTAAAGGTATCATGCATTTGGTTGCGAGTTCAGTTGAGAACCTTACACCAGAAAATGTAGCAGTTATTGATAATAAAGGAGAAATTTTAAGTGACAAATTAAAGAAAAATATAATATCCAAACAATTTGATGATTTCATTAAAATGCTAAGAGTTTCTGCTTCTGATGAGGAATCTCCATTAGAATTGTTGCTAAAATTTAAAAAAGAATTAAAAGACAATTATGAAATAACTTATACATCAAAAGTGAAGGATGTTTTGAAAAAATTATATCCAGAAGGTAGCTTTATGGTATATACAACGGTTATTTTAACTGAATCAGCTAAAGAAAGTTCCCCATTTGAAATAGGTAAGATAAACATTGCTATTATTTTAGACAACACAAATGTTTCTCTTAATTTTAATCAGGAAGTAAAAGCAAGCACTTTTCAGCTAGTTGCATCTGTAGTTGATTATGTTTCTGGAAGAGATAGCATTGTTATTGAGCTAATGCCTTTCGTTAATATTGAAGCAACTAAAGATATAGATATTAACAAGGGAAAGGAAGAGTTTATCAATAGATTAGAGGGAAGTTATGGTAGCGGAGGGAAGAAGCAGAAGAATAATACGTGGATTTTTTTGATTTTTGGGTTTTTGGCATTGTCCTCAGCTGTTGTTATTTTTGTTGTTTATGCTTTATCAAATAAAGAAACTGAGGAAGTCAACGATAGTGACGAGTTAGATGATAATTCCATTGTTGAGTTGGAGTCGAGAGAAGAGGATATTGATTTTTCTTTGGAAAAATTTAGGTCTTTTGTTAATAATAATGAAGAGATGGTAATTAAGAAAATTACTAAATGGATGAGGAACGATGATGTTTAA
- a CDS encoding fumarate hydratase, protein MRFIDSGTIIEVVSKKVSEINFLIDLNILNFFKKAKVESTEKDFLNILIENSKIADNKKIALCQDTGIVIVFAKIGIEVKLEKNLEELINLAVKKGYQDSFLRKSVVQDPLERINTGDNTPAIVYVELVDGDVFELQVMAKGGGSENASALWMLDPADGEQGIIEKVVARIKEKGANCCPPLLLGIGIGGDMEKSAVLAKKALFRKIGERNSIQRYASLEKKILAEVNSLGIGVGGFGGKLTAMDVFIEIAPCHIASMPVALNVGCHSTRHCVVKL, encoded by the coding sequence ATGAGATTTATTGATTCAGGTACAATAATCGAGGTTGTTTCTAAAAAAGTTTCAGAGATTAATTTTTTAATTGATTTAAATATTTTAAATTTTTTTAAAAAAGCTAAAGTTGAGTCTACAGAAAAAGACTTTTTAAATATATTAATTGAAAATTCCAAGATAGCAGATAATAAAAAAATAGCTTTATGCCAGGATACTGGAATAGTAATTGTTTTTGCAAAAATTGGGATTGAAGTTAAATTAGAAAAAAACTTGGAAGAGTTAATTAATTTAGCTGTAAAAAAAGGTTATCAAGACAGTTTTTTGCGAAAGTCGGTTGTTCAAGATCCGCTAGAGAGAATAAATACTGGCGACAACACCCCAGCAATCGTTTATGTGGAGCTGGTTGATGGTGATGTTTTTGAATTACAAGTCATGGCTAAGGGTGGAGGAAGCGAAAATGCTTCTGCTTTATGGATGCTAGACCCAGCTGATGGAGAACAAGGAATTATCGAGAAAGTTGTTGCAAGGATAAAAGAAAAAGGTGCTAATTGTTGCCCTCCACTTTTATTAGGAATAGGTATTGGCGGTGACATGGAGAAAAGTGCGGTTTTGGCTAAAAAAGCTCTTTTTAGGAAGATTGGAGAACGCAACTCAATACAGAGATATGCGTCTTTAGAAAAGAAGATTTTAGCAGAAGTTAATTCGCTAGGTATTGGTGTTGGTGGATTTGGTGGAAAATTAACAGCGATGGATGTTTTTATCGAGATAGCTCCTTGTCACATTGCTTCTATGCCAGTAGCTTTGAATGTTGGTTGTCATAGTACAAGACACTGTGTGGTTAAGTTATAA
- a CDS encoding flagellar basal body L-ring protein FlgH, producing MKKLLSFLVLGSFLFAGSLWNEANSTPYGPIMAKNVGDILLINIDEYQMASQKADTQLRRNTGIKGNADLSWSQAASYLDAQKSADDRGGFGFSAENRFSGSGSTGRSSKLKGALATTIYKTDGSQFYIRGSKTIIVNNEEEEISLEGIVRQSDIQADNSIDSSKISNVVLKLKGYGDVSRDQEKGFFAQLFDWIF from the coding sequence ATGAAAAAGTTATTATCCTTTTTGGTTTTAGGCTCATTTCTTTTTGCTGGGTCCTTATGGAACGAAGCAAATTCAACACCTTATGGTCCTATAATGGCAAAAAATGTGGGTGATATTCTTTTGATTAATATTGATGAATATCAGATGGCAAGTCAGAAAGCAGACACGCAGTTACGTAGAAATACGGGCATTAAAGGTAATGCTGATTTGTCTTGGTCTCAAGCCGCTAGTTATTTAGATGCCCAAAAATCTGCTGACGATCGTGGTGGTTTTGGTTTTTCGGCAGAAAACAGATTTTCTGGCAGTGGAAGTACGGGCCGTTCAAGTAAATTAAAGGGTGCATTAGCCACTACAATTTATAAAACTGACGGTAGCCAGTTTTATATTAGAGGTTCAAAGACTATCATTGTTAATAATGAGGAAGAAGAAATATCCTTAGAAGGGATTGTCAGGCAGAGTGATATTCAAGCTGATAATTCTATTGATTCATCCAAAATTTCCAACGTAGTTCTTAAGTTAAAGGGATACGGAGATGTTTCGCGAGATCAAGAAAAAGGATTTTTCGCTCAATTATTTGATTGGATATTTTAG
- a CDS encoding flagellar basal body rod C-terminal domain-containing protein: MRNFFLILCLSVFVYADVFNVMGVSSSGMIVQQQKLQAIAENIANMNTYKASDGSAYKRKSVVVRTMPGTNEPFVSEVNSDQQSVQKIYDPSNPMADADGFVSVSGYSLSQEMSDMAVARRMYEANAAIFSSAKQVAQTIMNIGK, from the coding sequence ATGCGTAATTTTTTTTTAATTTTATGCTTATCTGTCTTTGTTTATGCGGATGTATTTAATGTTATGGGAGTTAGTAGTTCTGGGATGATAGTACAACAACAAAAACTACAGGCAATAGCAGAGAATATTGCTAACATGAACACTTATAAAGCTAGTGATGGTAGTGCTTACAAAAGAAAGTCAGTAGTAGTGCGAACAATGCCCGGTACTAATGAACCTTTTGTTTCGGAAGTTAATAGTGATCAACAATCTGTACAGAAGATTTATGATCCTAGCAACCCAATGGCAGATGCGGATGGATTTGTTTCTGTATCTGGATACTCTCTTTCTCAAGAGATGTCTGATATGGCTGTTGCTAGAAGAATGTATGAGGCTAATGCTGCTATTTTTAGTTCAGCAAAGCAAGTTGCTCAAACAATAATGAATATAGGGAAGTAA
- a CDS encoding flagellar hook-basal body complex protein produces the protein MIRQFYVGATGMTALEKDMINITNNISNSKTIGYKSTRTDMENIFPQVLDRAVQRLDEFNKPTNIELGSGVKIVATPKDFSQGTISVTNNEFDLAINGDGFFVFQLANNEVGYGRAGNLNLDSRGQVVDPNGNILQPGIIIPEGTKTVRVAPDGNVFITFTQETQERFVGQITLAKFVNPAGLESTGNNLYKQTVASGEAMVGNAGEDNLGTISQFAIESSNVDIIGSMMEMLITQRAFDVISKAIQSGENMLKSASEIARS, from the coding sequence ATGATTAGACAATTCTACGTTGGTGCTACAGGTATGACTGCCTTGGAAAAAGATATGATTAATATCACCAATAACATCTCTAACTCCAAGACAATAGGCTATAAGTCAACAAGAACAGATATGGAAAACATTTTCCCGCAGGTATTAGATAGAGCAGTACAGCGTTTGGATGAATTTAATAAACCAACAAACATTGAGCTAGGTTCTGGTGTAAAAATTGTTGCAACACCTAAGGATTTTAGCCAAGGGACTATTTCTGTAACTAACAATGAATTTGATTTGGCAATTAATGGTGATGGATTTTTCGTATTCCAGTTGGCTAATAACGAAGTTGGTTATGGAAGAGCTGGTAACTTGAATTTAGATAGCAGGGGACAGGTAGTAGACCCAAATGGTAATATTTTACAGCCAGGAATTATTATTCCTGAGGGAACTAAAACAGTGAGAGTTGCACCAGATGGAAATGTTTTTATCACTTTTACCCAAGAGACACAGGAAAGATTTGTTGGTCAAATAACTTTAGCAAAATTTGTTAATCCGGCTGGACTAGAAAGTACGGGAAATAATTTATATAAGCAGACGGTTGCTTCTGGTGAGGCCATGGTTGGGAACGCAGGTGAGGATAATTTAGGGACAATCTCTCAGTTTGCCATAGAATCTAGTAATGTTGACATTATTGGCTCCATGATGGAGATGCTTATAACGCAGAGAGCATTCGATGTTATTTCTAAAGCCATTCAATCAGGCGAAAATATGCTTAAATCAGCTTCAGAAATTGCTAGATCTTAG
- a CDS encoding aspartate 1-decarboxylase: protein MLVNILKSKIHRAKVVDKNIAYEGSITIYEELLKQANISEYEQVHVVNVNNGQRFVTYAIKGTKQGEITLNGAAARCAEAGDVIIIMTYGMIDESELNGYAPLKVLLGEANEIVKISK from the coding sequence ATGTTAGTAAATATTTTAAAGTCAAAAATTCACAGGGCAAAGGTAGTGGATAAAAATATCGCCTATGAAGGTAGTATCACCATCTATGAAGAGTTACTGAAACAGGCTAATATATCTGAATATGAGCAGGTTCATGTTGTTAATGTTAATAATGGCCAAAGGTTTGTAACTTATGCTATTAAAGGAACAAAACAAGGAGAGATTACGCTGAATGGAGCTGCTGCTCGTTGTGCGGAAGCTGGGGATGTGATCATTATTATGACTTACGGAATGATTGATGAGAGCGAATTAAACGGATATGCTCCATTAAAGGTTCTGCTAGGTGAGGCAAACGAAATAGTTAAAATAAGCAAATAG
- a CDS encoding flagellar hook-basal body complex protein FliE — protein MAGEVNIVNGMGVGKVEGLYNIYTIKNKTNEDIVLTDNLFQLALEKAVEGLNRISEQEIKADALVQEYVNGNVPLEEVIIQMEKATVAISLAMTVINSAVQTTKEILQMAV, from the coding sequence ATGGCTGGTGAAGTTAATATTGTGAATGGTATGGGTGTTGGTAAAGTTGAAGGACTTTATAATATTTATACAATAAAAAACAAAACGAATGAGGATATTGTCTTAACTGATAATTTATTTCAGTTAGCTTTAGAAAAAGCAGTTGAGGGTTTAAATAGAATAAGTGAACAAGAAATCAAGGCAGATGCTTTGGTTCAAGAGTATGTTAATGGCAACGTTCCACTTGAAGAGGTTATTATTCAGATGGAAAAAGCTACCGTCGCGATAAGTCTTGCTATGACAGTTATCAATTCTGCAGTTCAAACTACTAAAGAAATTCTGCAAATGGCTGTATAA
- the flgA gene encoding flagellar basal body P-ring formation chaperone FlgA — translation MDARKDELILRIDNYFSYISSSVTFSVNIGEIPKGDLAFPEKYVQGYNELGLLGDNFLLAKKVPFYLDIKILVPVVNEPIKKGKVITSQDVLMGWKPIKDYSNGIILDINKLIGKESVFYKKSGNIFYNRDVKVVDIIKMQDECMINANSGSVHISMPGVSLKNGSLGSTIKVLNKQTGRILDARVVGSKNVEVIIN, via the coding sequence GTGGATGCACGTAAAGACGAACTAATTTTACGTATTGATAATTATTTTTCATATATTAGCTCGTCGGTTACTTTTTCTGTGAATATAGGTGAAATTCCAAAAGGTGATTTAGCTTTTCCCGAGAAATATGTGCAAGGCTATAATGAACTTGGTTTGTTAGGAGATAATTTTTTGCTGGCTAAAAAAGTGCCATTTTATTTAGATATTAAGATTTTAGTTCCAGTTGTTAATGAGCCAATTAAAAAAGGTAAAGTTATTACCAGTCAAGACGTGCTAATGGGATGGAAGCCAATTAAAGATTATAGTAATGGGATAATTTTAGACATTAATAAGCTTATTGGTAAAGAAAGTGTTTTTTATAAAAAAAGTGGTAACATTTTTTATAACAGAGATGTTAAAGTAGTGGATATTATCAAAATGCAAGATGAATGTATGATAAATGCCAACAGTGGAAGTGTTCACATTTCAATGCCAGGTGTTTCGTTGAAAAACGGAAGCTTAGGTAGTACAATTAAGGTTCTAAATAAGCAGACTGGTAGAATCCTAGATGCAAGGGTTGTAGGTAGTAAAAATGTGGAGGTAATAATTAACTGA
- a CDS encoding flagellar basal body P-ring protein FlgI → MRKVVTLVLFLSLSFLFAMTSRVKELIYLEDARPNLVMGYGLIVGLKNTGDSPQIMLTQKSMKNLLNKMGLSSEERDIQGRNMASVMVTAELPPYARNGQKIDVNVSSIGDAVSLRGGTLLLTPLVGADSKTYITAQGNIVVGGISAESGEVRYQKNESNRGIISDGGIVEKEVPIKLANEQYLVLNLKKPDFITAARIGLAIEESGLAYCEKTDPAAVKVRLTPEHKKDMVDFIAKLMDVPVEPDISAKIVISERTGAIVIGEKVRIAPVAINYGDINIKIDRDIYDVVNINVSEAKTNFKVVQNGDTLSDLVKSLNALGAKPSTMISILQAIKASGAITAEIEVI, encoded by the coding sequence ATGAGAAAAGTTGTTACATTAGTTTTATTTTTATCTCTTTCTTTTTTATTTGCTATGACTTCAAGGGTGAAAGAATTGATTTATTTGGAGGATGCTAGGCCTAATTTAGTAATGGGCTATGGCTTAATTGTTGGACTCAAAAACACAGGTGATTCGCCACAAATAATGTTAACACAAAAATCTATGAAAAATTTATTAAACAAAATGGGACTTTCTTCGGAGGAAAGGGATATACAAGGCAGAAATATGGCTTCAGTTATGGTTACAGCTGAATTGCCTCCCTATGCTAGAAATGGTCAGAAGATAGATGTGAATGTTTCTTCAATAGGAGATGCTGTTTCTTTAAGAGGAGGCACCCTTTTATTGACGCCTTTAGTTGGAGCAGACTCGAAGACGTATATAACGGCTCAAGGGAATATAGTTGTTGGTGGTATTTCCGCGGAATCTGGTGAAGTTAGATATCAAAAAAATGAATCTAATCGAGGAATTATTTCTGATGGTGGTATTGTAGAAAAAGAAGTGCCAATTAAATTAGCTAATGAGCAGTATCTAGTATTAAATTTAAAGAAACCAGATTTTATTACTGCAGCTAGGATAGGTCTAGCGATAGAAGAATCTGGTTTAGCTTATTGTGAGAAAACAGACCCTGCTGCGGTTAAGGTTAGGTTAACGCCAGAACATAAAAAAGATATGGTTGATTTTATCGCAAAATTAATGGACGTACCTGTGGAGCCAGATATCTCAGCAAAAATAGTAATCAGTGAAAGAACTGGAGCGATTGTAATCGGAGAAAAGGTGAGGATTGCACCAGTCGCAATAAATTATGGGGATATAAATATTAAAATAGATAGAGATATTTACGATGTAGTGAACATCAATGTCTCAGAAGCAAAGACAAATTTTAAGGTTGTGCAGAATGGTGACACCTTATCTGACTTAGTTAAATCACTTAATGCTTTAGGTGCTAAACCATCAACAATGATCTCTATATTACAGGCGATTAAGGCATCAGGAGCTATCACTGCTGAAATAGAGGTTATCTAA
- a CDS encoding sigma-70 family RNA polymerase sigma factor: protein MSDEIKIVEVNPVYRATEAETRVEAIPDDKKDEFINLIKTIAAGIFSGGSLPPGMEFDDLVSYGWEGLMKAWKNFNNEKGAMFRTYATYRIRGEILDNIRKEWKTKNPGYSKKVDKEKIKERIMELAKDMADSNEETGEAVSDPDSSLYQALNSSAIIYLLSLENIENISTALQRQDVGDEIIGRIERSNERINLHDSIQKLASEEQQLLKLYYYENKNQMEIAKIMQMSKSKISRLHMKVLEKLKRNLSYKMGRKWSI, encoded by the coding sequence ATGAGTGATGAAATAAAAATAGTTGAGGTTAATCCTGTATATCGAGCTACAGAGGCAGAGACTAGAGTAGAGGCTATACCTGACGATAAAAAAGACGAATTTATTAATTTAATTAAAACAATAGCTGCTGGGATTTTCTCTGGAGGTAGCTTGCCACCTGGAATGGAATTTGATGATTTAGTTAGTTATGGGTGGGAAGGGCTGATGAAGGCCTGGAAGAACTTTAATAATGAAAAAGGAGCGATGTTTAGAACTTATGCTACGTATAGAATTCGAGGAGAGATTCTAGATAACATTAGAAAAGAATGGAAAACTAAGAATCCTGGTTATTCTAAGAAAGTAGACAAAGAAAAAATTAAAGAAAGAATTATGGAATTGGCTAAGGATATGGCAGACAGCAATGAGGAAACGGGCGAAGCAGTCAGTGATCCTGATAGTTCTTTGTATCAGGCTTTAAATAGTTCCGCAATTATTTATTTATTGTCATTAGAAAATATCGAGAATATTTCGACAGCACTTCAACGGCAAGATGTAGGTGACGAAATTATTGGTAGAATTGAACGCTCCAATGAAAGAATTAATCTGCATGATTCTATTCAGAAATTAGCATCAGAAGAACAGCAACTTTTGAAATTGTATTACTATGAAAATAAAAATCAAATGGAAATCGCTAAAATTATGCAAATGTCCAAAAGTAAAATCAGTAGACTTCACATGAAAGTATTAGAAAAATTAAAAAGAAATCTTTCTTACAAGATGGGTAGGAAATGGTCGATTTAA
- a CDS encoding FumA C-terminus/TtdB family hydratase beta subunit yields MKELFLPLTKEDIDNLKMGELAYLSGTIYSARDNTHSKLIELINKAELLPFTLSGAAIYYMGPTPAREGVVCGSAGPTTSSRMDRYTPALLEKGLKVMIGKGNRSAEVKQSIKDNHAIYFSTIGGAGAYLADKIKRMKCVAFPELGPEAIYQLEVEMFPVIVSYK; encoded by the coding sequence ATGAAAGAGCTATTCTTGCCCTTAACCAAAGAGGATATAGACAACCTAAAAATGGGAGAATTGGCTTATTTGTCTGGTACTATTTATTCCGCTAGAGACAACACTCACAGTAAACTTATCGAGCTAATCAATAAAGCAGAGCTTCTACCGTTTACGCTTAGTGGAGCAGCGATTTATTACATGGGGCCAACTCCAGCAAGGGAGGGTGTTGTTTGTGGCTCGGCTGGACCTACAACAAGCTCAAGGATGGACAGATACACGCCTGCTTTGTTAGAAAAAGGATTGAAAGTAATGATTGGCAAAGGTAATCGTTCTGCAGAAGTTAAGCAGTCAATTAAGGACAATCATGCTATATATTTTTCTACAATTGGTGGTGCAGGAGCCTATTTAGCTGATAAAATTAAACGAATGAAATGTGTCGCCTTTCCGGAATTGGGGCCGGAAGCTATTTATCAATTAGAAGTTGAAATGTTTCCTGTTATCGTTAGTTATAAATAA